Part of the Aurantiacibacter aquimixticola genome, GAGCACCGGCCGACTGGTGCGCTATCGCACGCCGGTGGAGCCGTGGTCCGGCGATCTGCGCGGGGTCGACGGCGTGCGTTTCGACAGCGGCGTGCAGGAAGGCGGCGAGGTCTCGATCTTCTACGACCCGATGATCGCCAAGCTGGTGACCTGGGGCGAGACGCGGAACGAGGCGGCGGATCTGCAGGTCGAGGCGCTCGACCGGATCGAACTCGATGGCCTTGGTCACAATGTCGATTTCCTCTCTGCGCTGATGCAGCATCCGCGGTTCCGTAGCGGCGAACTCACCACCGGTTTTATCGCGGAGGAATATCCCGACGGGTTCGAAGGCGCGGCCACGTCCGAGCGCACCGAGCAGGTGCTTGCCGCCGTCGCGGGCGTGATCGCCACCGCCGATGCCGACCGCGCGCGGCGAATTTCCGGCCAGCTCGACGGGCCGCAATTGCCGCCCGGTGACTGGTCTGTGCGCATCGGTGACGCCGATCACGAAGTGACGCTGGGCGAAGACGGATTGCTGGTCGATGGCGAGCAGGTCGTGCTCGAATTCCACTACACGCCGGGGGACCGCATGGTGGACGTCGCCTTGTTCAACAGCGCGGACGAGGATGCCGAGGCCGTCGCCAGCTACGGCATCCGCATCGCGGCCACCCGGCTTGGCTATCGCATGACCACGCATGGCCGCCAGCACGATATCCGCGTCCTGCAACAGCGCCACGCCGCGCTGGCGGGTCACATGATCGAGAAGGAGCCGCCGGACACGTCCAAGATGCTGCTCTGCCCGATGCCCGGCCTGCTGGTGACGCTGCATGTCGGCGAAGGCGATGCGGTCGAGAGCGGACAGCCGCTCGCGACGGTGGAAGCGATGAAGATGGAGAATATCCTGCGCGCCGAAAAGGCGGGCACGGTGGCGACCATTAATGCCGAGGAAGGCGAGACGCTGGTCGTCGACGCCGTGATCCTCGAACTCGAATAGGAACGCATGAATGGCTTACGAAAACATCACCGTCGACACCAAGGGCGCCGTCACCGTGGTGACGCTGAACCGCCCGCAGGCGCTGAACGCGCTCAACACCGCGGTGCTGGGCGAGCTCACCGAGGCGCTCGCCGCTTTCGATGCCGATGACAGCCAGCGCTGCGCCGTCATCACCGGGTCGGGCGACAAGGCCTTTGCCGCGGGCGCCGATATTAAGGAAATGGCGGACAAGCCGGCCGCCGATTTCTACCTCGAGGATTTCTTCGCCGGCTGGAACGCAATGACCGCGAAGACGCGCAAGCCTTGGATTGCGGCGGTGAACGGCTTTGCGCTGGGCGGCGGGTGCGAGCTCGCCATGATGGCGGACTTCATCATCGCATCCGAGAATGCGCGCTTCGGCCAGCCCGAGATCAAGCTGGGCGTTGCCCCCGGCATGGGCGGCAGCCAGCGCCTCACCCGCGCTGTCGGCAAGGCGAAGGCGATGGATCTGTGCCTGACGGGTCGAATGATGGACGCCGCGGAAGCCGAGCGGGCCGGTCTGGTCTCCCGCGTGGTGCCGCATGAAGAGCTGATGGACGAGGCGATGAAGGCCGCCGAAGCCATCGCCGGAATGCCGCCCATGGCCGCGATGGTGAACAAGGAACTGGTCGACGCCGCCTTCGAGACGACGCTGAGCCAGGGGATGCTACACGAACGCCGCCTGTTCCAGATCCTCACCGCGACGGAGG contains:
- a CDS encoding enoyl-CoA hydratase-related protein gives rise to the protein MAYENITVDTKGAVTVVTLNRPQALNALNTAVLGELTEALAAFDADDSQRCAVITGSGDKAFAAGADIKEMADKPAADFYLEDFFAGWNAMTAKTRKPWIAAVNGFALGGGCELAMMADFIIASENARFGQPEIKLGVAPGMGGSQRLTRAVGKAKAMDLCLTGRMMDAAEAERAGLVSRVVPHEELMDEAMKAAEAIAGMPPMAAMVNKELVDAAFETTLSQGMLHERRLFQILTATEDKAEGMKAFVEKREANWKGR